In one Verrucomicrobiota bacterium genomic region, the following are encoded:
- a CDS encoding type II secretion system protein, producing the protein MKRRGFTLVELIVVIAVLAILAGMLLPALASARSKARKVECMSNLRQLVLASAVYSNEFDGAYMPCASWTGDPVIYWWGANGAQTDYEAGFIFKYIEMKPNAEDSVFDCPAQPWGSYAPQGAAQAPTSTYGYNGYYLCPSTTPGWAWTIGDRPWKRVGDVDEPQELIVFADALLVWSEDTASNSALLDPPYIFTGNTWVENESPTTCFRHSEQAAAGFADGHVASRTIEGGRYTSQRFRVGSVGAHNDPHYVPDWQGWQ; encoded by the coding sequence ATGAAGCGGCGCGGATTCACATTGGTCGAGTTGATCGTCGTGATCGCGGTGTTGGCGATCCTGGCGGGCATGCTGTTGCCGGCGCTGGCGAGCGCACGCAGCAAGGCGCGCAAGGTCGAGTGCATGTCGAACCTGCGCCAGCTCGTGTTGGCGTCGGCGGTGTACTCGAACGAGTTCGACGGCGCCTACATGCCGTGCGCGAGCTGGACGGGCGATCCCGTGATCTACTGGTGGGGCGCGAACGGCGCGCAGACGGACTACGAGGCGGGCTTCATCTTCAAATACATCGAGATGAAACCGAATGCCGAGGACAGCGTGTTCGATTGCCCCGCGCAGCCGTGGGGCAGCTATGCGCCGCAGGGCGCCGCGCAGGCGCCAACCTCGACGTACGGCTACAACGGGTACTATCTCTGCCCGAGCACGACGCCGGGCTGGGCGTGGACGATCGGCGATAGGCCCTGGAAACGGGTCGGCGACGTCGACGAGCCCCAGGAGCTGATCGTGTTCGCCGACGCGCTGCTTGTGTGGAGCGAGGACACGGCGAGCAACAGCGCGCTGCTCGATCCGCCGTACATCTTCACGGGCAACACGTGGGTCGAAAACGAATCGCCGACGACGTGCTTCCGCCACAGCGAGCAGGCGGCGGCCGGCTTCGCCGACGGGCACGTCGCCTCGCGCACGATCGAGGGCGGGCGCTACACGTCGCAGCGCTTCCGGGTCGGCTCGGTCGGCGCGCACAACGATCCGCACTACGTGCCCGACTGGCAGGGCTGGCAATAG
- a CDS encoding tetratricopeptide repeat protein produces MRTYLNILVAVLLTLTFAVSCGRKKEQAKPGAKDPKTAAEYVRRAKGNFLAKEKAIRDCNKAIELDPEYFPAYEFRAECYTELHAKTDNVKHARKAIADYDRLVDLKLAPEAAADYLRKRGLIKMKIEDLDGAIKDFQAAGKTKKDEPRTYEYLAQAFLAKNDPERAVKAYAAAIKYEPRNIAHFKARAAIYRQMGDSDNAIKDLMEVVRIGPDNATYIALGEIYQERGDRLAAIDWFDKVKEEED; encoded by the coding sequence GTGAGAACCTACCTGAACATACTCGTCGCTGTGCTGCTCACGTTGACGTTCGCCGTCTCCTGCGGCAGAAAGAAGGAACAGGCGAAACCCGGCGCAAAGGACCCGAAGACGGCCGCCGAGTACGTGCGCCGCGCCAAGGGCAACTTCCTCGCCAAGGAGAAGGCGATCAGGGACTGTAACAAGGCCATCGAGCTTGACCCCGAGTACTTTCCCGCCTACGAGTTCCGTGCCGAGTGCTACACGGAGCTCCACGCCAAGACCGACAACGTCAAGCACGCCCGCAAAGCCATCGCCGACTACGACCGTCTCGTTGACCTCAAGCTGGCGCCCGAGGCTGCTGCCGACTACCTGCGCAAGCGCGGCTTGATCAAGATGAAGATCGAGGATCTTGACGGCGCCATCAAGGATTTCCAGGCCGCCGGCAAGACCAAGAAGGACGAGCCGCGTACTTACGAGTACCTCGCCCAGGCCTTCCTCGCCAAGAATGACCCCGAACGCGCCGTCAAGGCTTACGCCGCCGCCATCAAGTACGAGCCGCGCAATATCGCCCACTTCAAGGCCCGCGCCGCCATCTACCGCCAGATGGGCGACTCCGACAACGCCATCAAGGACCTTATGGAAGTCGTCCGCATCGGGCCCGACAACGCGACCTACATCGCCCTCGGCGAGATCTACCAGGAACGGGGCGACCGCCTCGCCGCCATCGACTGGTTCGACAAGGTCAAGGAAGAAGAAGACTGA
- a CDS encoding tetratricopeptide repeat protein: MSKKTGAAVMQARVGLCMIVKDEAETLERAVRSAMPVVDEVVVGIDDRTTDGSEAVLATLEKECGGSTRFEVFRFEWADDFAAARNLALDRCTAEWVLQLDGHEVLSEQSVESFRKMMDIVPADTDAVGLRVRLQAEDHHHVGIQLRLFRNNGRVRYRGEVHNELVVDKARTMGVGDIVIEHVRTRANRATREAARNEMVPRRMRERLERDPRDTKALYYLGLHAHEAGEYSEAIAYYRRYLDASTHPEERYKVLWHLGRCHYLLGEHEAAREAFLRGTSERWDLAECYVSLGEMALAAERYPEAEHWFTLACGRSLPLSGVFFSEDFYTWLPIHKLCELYERSSEPYKAILAGERLLKLDGVPDTYREQVEAFMPRWADRIIEARAVPRAYARGYSQAPLTGLPERGAVVTRA; this comes from the coding sequence GGCCGCGGTGATGCAGGCGCGTGTGGGACTCTGCATGATTGTGAAGGATGAGGCCGAGACGCTCGAGCGGGCGGTCCGCAGCGCGATGCCGGTGGTGGACGAGGTGGTTGTCGGCATTGACGACCGGACGACGGACGGGTCGGAAGCCGTCTTGGCAACACTCGAGAAGGAGTGTGGCGGGAGCACGCGGTTCGAGGTGTTCCGGTTCGAGTGGGCGGACGATTTCGCGGCGGCGCGCAACCTGGCCCTGGACCGGTGCACGGCGGAATGGGTCCTGCAGCTCGACGGGCACGAGGTGCTGTCGGAGCAGAGCGTCGAGTCGTTCCGCAAGATGATGGACATCGTGCCGGCCGACACGGACGCGGTCGGGCTCCGCGTTCGGCTGCAGGCGGAGGACCATCACCATGTCGGCATCCAGCTCCGGCTGTTCCGCAATAACGGGCGGGTGCGCTACCGGGGCGAGGTGCACAACGAGCTGGTGGTGGACAAGGCCAGGACGATGGGCGTCGGCGACATCGTGATCGAGCACGTTCGGACACGTGCGAATCGGGCGACGCGCGAGGCGGCGCGCAACGAGATGGTGCCGCGCCGGATGCGCGAGCGGCTCGAACGCGATCCGCGCGACACGAAGGCGCTCTACTACCTGGGGCTGCATGCGCACGAGGCGGGCGAGTATTCGGAGGCGATTGCCTATTACCGGCGCTATCTGGACGCGAGCACGCATCCGGAGGAGCGCTACAAGGTGCTCTGGCATCTCGGCCGGTGCCACTACCTGCTGGGCGAGCACGAGGCGGCGCGCGAGGCGTTTCTGCGCGGGACGAGCGAGCGGTGGGACCTGGCGGAGTGCTACGTGTCGCTGGGCGAGATGGCGCTTGCGGCGGAGCGGTATCCCGAGGCGGAGCATTGGTTCACGCTGGCATGCGGGCGGTCGCTGCCGTTGTCGGGCGTGTTCTTCAGCGAGGATTTCTACACGTGGCTGCCGATCCACAAGCTCTGCGAGCTCTACGAGCGCTCGAGCGAGCCGTACAAGGCGATTCTCGCCGGGGAGCGGCTGCTGAAGCTCGACGGGGTGCCGGACACGTACCGCGAGCAGGTGGAGGCGTTCATGCCGCGCTGGGCGGACCGGATCATCGAGGCGCGCGCGGTTCCACGGGCTTACGCCCGTGGCTACTCCCAAGCGCCCCTGACGGGGCTTCCCGAACGGGGCGCGGTGGTGACGCGGGCGTAG